In Pseudofrankia saprophytica, one genomic interval encodes:
- a CDS encoding putative protein N(5)-glutamine methyltransferase, translating to MSLSPARGVSSSNDDSSVDNRASADETVTTSGIVETLRAAGCVFAEDEAALLLTSADGPADLADMVARRTAGIPLEHILGWAEFCGHRIAVEDGVFVPRHRTEFLVELATGLARQAAAAHLARAVGPAADLARAVVVDLCCGSGALGLVVARLAAQVELYAADIDPAAARCARRNVALAGGQVFEGDLYDPLPADLRGRVDVLIANAPYVPTEEIALMPPEAREYEPLVALDGGPDGLDVLRRVIAGASAWLASGGHLLVETSISQAPVLAGVAGRHGLTARVEGSDDYEATVLIVTRPGAAGR from the coding sequence ATGTCGCTTTCTCCCGCCCGTGGCGTGAGCTCGTCGAATGACGACTCATCCGTCGACAACCGCGCATCCGCCGATGAGACAGTCACAACGTCTGGCATTGTCGAGACACTGCGAGCCGCCGGCTGCGTCTTCGCGGAGGACGAGGCCGCGCTGCTCCTCACGTCCGCCGACGGGCCGGCCGATCTGGCCGACATGGTCGCCCGGCGGACCGCCGGCATCCCGCTCGAGCACATTCTCGGGTGGGCCGAGTTCTGTGGGCACCGGATCGCCGTCGAGGACGGCGTCTTCGTTCCGCGCCATCGCACCGAGTTTCTCGTCGAACTGGCGACCGGCCTCGCCAGGCAGGCCGCGGCGGCCCACCTCGCGCGGGCGGTAGGCCCGGCGGCCGACCTCGCGCGCGCGGTCGTCGTCGACCTTTGCTGCGGCTCGGGCGCCCTTGGCCTCGTCGTCGCCCGCCTCGCCGCCCAGGTCGAGCTGTACGCCGCCGACATCGATCCGGCGGCGGCGCGCTGCGCCCGCCGCAACGTCGCGCTCGCCGGCGGCCAGGTCTTTGAGGGCGATCTCTATGACCCGCTGCCGGCCGACCTGCGGGGACGCGTCGACGTCCTGATCGCCAACGCGCCGTACGTGCCCACCGAGGAAATCGCGCTGATGCCACCGGAGGCGCGGGAGTACGAGCCACTCGTCGCGCTGGACGGCGGTCCGGACGGGCTCGACGTCCTGCGGCGGGTCATCGCCGGCGCGAGCGCCTGGCTCGCCTCGGGCGGCCACCTGCTCGTCGAGACCAGCATCAGCCAGGCACCCGTGCTGGCTGGCGTCGCCGGCCGTCATGGCCTGACGGCACGCGTCGAAGGCTCCGACGACTACGAAGCGACCGTCCTCATCGTGACCAGACCCGGCGCGGCCGGCCGATAG